One genomic segment of Carassius auratus strain Wakin chromosome 29, ASM336829v1, whole genome shotgun sequence includes these proteins:
- the LOC113048286 gene encoding sorting and assembly machinery component 50 homolog B: MGTVHARSMDSYPMNGRDLGVNPDDLEVMDAVQETKQEVLENKDVVVQHVNIEGMGRTKEDYLGYEISDVFTARNLVEVMRKSHEARQRLLRLGIFKEVEVVIDVSEGADALPNGLDVTFEVTELKRLTGSYNTLVGNNEGSMVLGIKLPNMLGRGEKLTFQFSYGTKETSYGLSFFKPQSGYYERNFALNLYKVTGQFPWSSLKETDRGVSTELNFPLWMTDHTLKWEGVWRELGCLARSASFAVREESGHTLKSALSHTMVIDTRNSAILPRRGALLRINQELAGYTGGDASFLKEDIELQLNKQFIWGSVLSGSLWGGMIYPLGGQPTSIADRFYLGGPTSVRGFGMYSIGPQSEGDYLGGEAYWAGGLHLYTPLPFRSNKGGLADLFRTHFFLNAGNLCNLNYGEGPYAHLQKLAECIRWSYGAGIILRLGSIARLELNYCFPMSVQSGDRICDGVQFGAGIRFL; encoded by the exons ATGGGGACTGTGCACGCACGG AGTATGGATTCTTACCCCATGAATGGGCGAGACCTGGGCGTCAACCCAGATGATTTGGAAGTGATGGACGCGGTGCAAGAAACTAAACAAGAGGTTTTAGAAAACAAAGAT GTTGTTGTACAGCATGTCAACATTGAAGGCATGGGCAGAACTAAAGAGGATTACCTGGGCTATGAAATCTCTGATGTCTTCACTGCCAGGAACCTGGTTGAA GTGATGAGAAAATCCCACGAGGCCAGACAGAGGTTGCTCCGTCTAGGCATATTCAAAGAAGTGGAGGTAGTGATTGATGTTTCAGAAG GAGCAGACGCGCTGCCAAATGGACTTGATGTTACATTTGAGGTGACTGAGCTTAAACGACTTACTGGCAGTTATAATACCTTGGTTGGAAACAATGAAGGCAGTATG GTCTTGGGCATTAAGCTTCCAAACATGCTTGGCCGAGGAGAGAAGCTCACCTTTCAGTTTTCTTATGGAACTAAGGAGACATCATATGGCCTTTCCTTCTTCAAACCACAGTCGGGATACTATGAACGCAA CTTCGCTCTAAACCTGTACAAAGTCACTGGACAGTTCCCATGGAGCTCTCTAAAAGAGACGGACCGGGGAGTTTCTACAGAGCTTAAT TTCCCTCTGTGGATGACGGATCACACTCTGAAATGGGAGGGCGTGTGGCGTGAACTGGGATGTCTGGCCCGCAGCGCCTCCTTTGCTGTGAGAGAGGAGAGCGGCCACACTCTTAAATCTGCTCTTTCT CACACCATGGTAATAGACACCAGGAACTCTGCCATCTTGCCCCGAAGAGGTGCCTTACTGCGGATCAACCAG GAGCTGGCAGGATACACCGGCGGAGACGCCAGCTTTCTCAAAGAGGACATTGAGCTACAGCTTAACAAACAATTTATCTGGGGATCA GTGTTATCTGGATCTTTATGGGGAGGGATGATCTATCCTCTTGGGGGTCAGCCTACCTCCATTGCTGACAG GTTCTACCTGGGCGGCCCAACCAGTGTGAGAGGTTTCGGCATGTACAGTATAGGCCCTCAGAGTGAAG GTGATTATCTGGGTGGGGAAGCATATTGGGCTGGTGGGCTTCATCTCTACACACCCCTCCCCTTCCGCTCGAACAAGGGCGGCCTGGCTGACCTCTTCAGAACACACTTCTTCCTTAATGCTGGAAACCTTTGCAACCTCAACTACG GAGAGGGACCATACGCACATCTGCAGAAGCTAGCAGAGTGTATCCGCTGGTCGTACGGTGCAGGAATAATTCTACGACTGGGAAGCATTGCTAGGCTTGAACTAAATTACTGCTTTCCAATGAGTGTTCAAAGCGGAGACAG GATATGTGACGGTGTGCAGTTTGGAGCTGGCATCCGTTTCCTGTGA